A genomic segment from Desulfonatronum lacustre DSM 10312 encodes:
- the uxx1 gene encoding UXX-star selenoprotein family 1 produces the protein MSQTIIYGKQGUPYTTNAREANPGHVYYDVKMDAGRMEEMLKLSQGRRKVPVIVADGKVTVGFGGT, from the coding sequence ATGAGCCAGACGATCATCTACGGAAAGCAGGGCTGACCCTATACCACCAACGCCCGTGAGGCGAATCCCGGCCATGTTTATTATGACGTGAAGATGGATGCCGGCCGGATGGAAGAAATGCTGAAGCTCAGCCAGGGGCGGCGCAAGGTGCCCGTTATCGTGGCCGACGGAAAGGTGACCGTGGGCTTTGGGGGAACCTGA
- a CDS encoding bifunctional alpha,alpha-trehalose-phosphate synthase (UDP-forming)/trehalose-phosphatase yields the protein MRLVIVSNRLPINLVEEDGRIIAKESVGGLATGLNSYLDSLNQNSPFSGDPLWIGWPGMYLDDPSRFDFSSRIMGKFRICPVNVTPDQMDSFYLGFCNSTLWPLFHYFPSYVEFDEASWDSYVQVNDIFRQAVESELEPDDVVWVHDYQIMLLPEMIRSHRPDVTSGFFLHIPFPSYEIFRLLPSTWRTRLLQGLLGSDLIGFHTYDYSQHFLRSVSAILGLEHHLGKIMVGDRLVKVDTFPMGIDYHKFAQAARDQRTQDEKRELRDSLGSTKIMLSIDRLDYSKGIANRLRGYEKFLELYPEWHERVVLMLVVVPSRTGVGKYQEMKKQIDELVGAINGRFGKLSWSPLIYQYTTYPLRELTMLYDISDVALVTPLRDGMNLIAKEYIAAKTDDLGVLVLSETAGAAIELGETLIVNPNSLTDLAEAIHKALETPEEEQRRIMTLLKNRLERFDVNHWAEDFMNSLLHVKAEQEQMESTFISADAAGEMVRQCKSASSRLLLLDYDGTLVPFHDAPSMACPSEEIRATLQTLAALPETQVAIFSGRDRHNLERCLDGLPVALVAEHGVWVRETDGQWRMIRPLLNEWKDQIRPILERFSSRVPGTFVEDKDFSMAWHYRQADRNLGAQRARELAETLRGLASNVGIQILQSPMVVEVRSAGISKAVAAMHFSSKRQWDFILAMGDAESDEEMFKTLPDHAVTLRVGHDLSHATYNIRNPRGAGVLLKNFTL from the coding sequence ATGCGTCTCGTCATCGTATCCAATCGACTGCCCATCAATCTGGTGGAGGAGGACGGCAGAATCATCGCCAAGGAATCCGTGGGCGGACTGGCCACGGGGTTGAATTCCTACCTGGACTCCCTGAACCAAAATTCACCGTTCAGCGGCGACCCGCTGTGGATCGGCTGGCCGGGGATGTATCTGGACGACCCGAGCCGATTCGACTTCTCCTCCCGGATCATGGGCAAGTTCCGGATATGTCCGGTCAACGTGACCCCGGACCAGATGGACAGCTTCTACCTCGGGTTCTGCAACTCCACCCTCTGGCCCCTGTTCCACTATTTTCCGTCCTATGTCGAATTCGATGAGGCGTCCTGGGACAGCTACGTCCAGGTCAACGACATCTTCCGTCAAGCCGTGGAGTCCGAACTGGAACCGGACGACGTGGTCTGGGTGCATGATTACCAGATCATGCTCCTGCCGGAGATGATCCGTTCCCATAGACCGGACGTGACCAGCGGCTTTTTCCTGCACATTCCTTTCCCATCCTATGAAATCTTCCGCCTCCTGCCCAGCACCTGGCGCACCCGTCTGCTGCAAGGTCTCTTGGGCTCGGATCTGATCGGCTTTCATACTTATGACTATTCCCAGCATTTCCTGCGCAGCGTCTCGGCCATTCTGGGTTTGGAGCACCATCTGGGCAAGATCATGGTCGGGGACCGGCTGGTCAAGGTGGACACGTTTCCCATGGGCATCGACTACCACAAATTCGCCCAGGCCGCCCGGGACCAGCGCACCCAGGATGAAAAACGCGAACTGCGCGATTCTCTGGGATCAACCAAGATCATGCTTTCCATCGACCGTCTGGACTACAGCAAGGGCATCGCCAACCGGCTGCGGGGGTACGAGAAATTTCTGGAACTGTACCCGGAGTGGCATGAGCGGGTCGTCCTGATGTTGGTGGTGGTCCCGTCCCGTACCGGGGTGGGCAAGTACCAGGAGATGAAGAAGCAGATCGACGAGTTGGTGGGGGCGATCAACGGCCGGTTCGGCAAGCTGTCCTGGTCCCCGCTCATCTACCAGTACACCACCTACCCGCTGCGCGAACTGACCATGCTCTACGACATCAGCGACGTGGCCCTGGTCACTCCGCTGCGCGACGGAATGAATTTGATCGCCAAGGAGTACATCGCGGCCAAGACCGACGACCTGGGGGTACTGGTGCTCAGCGAGACCGCCGGAGCGGCCATCGAACTGGGAGAGACCCTGATCGTCAACCCCAACAGCCTGACGGACCTCGCCGAAGCCATTCACAAGGCCCTGGAAACGCCGGAAGAGGAGCAGCGCCGGATCATGACCCTGCTCAAAAACCGGTTGGAGCGCTTTGACGTCAACCATTGGGCCGAGGACTTCATGAATTCCCTGCTGCACGTCAAGGCTGAACAGGAACAAATGGAGTCCACGTTCATCAGCGCCGACGCAGCCGGGGAGATGGTGCGCCAATGCAAGTCCGCCTCAAGCCGCCTGCTGCTGCTGGACTACGACGGCACCCTGGTACCCTTTCACGACGCGCCGTCCATGGCCTGCCCTTCGGAGGAAATCCGGGCCACTCTCCAAACCCTGGCCGCCCTGCCCGAGACCCAGGTGGCCATCTTCAGCGGCCGGGACAGGCACAACCTGGAGCGCTGTCTGGACGGCCTGCCCGTGGCCCTGGTGGCCGAACACGGGGTCTGGGTTCGGGAGACCGACGGCCAGTGGCGAATGATCCGCCCCCTGCTCAACGAATGGAAGGATCAGATCCGCCCGATCCTGGAGCGTTTCAGCTCACGGGTGCCGGGTACCTTTGTCGAGGACAAGGACTTTTCCATGGCCTGGCACTATCGCCAGGCAGATCGCAACCTCGGTGCGCAACGGGCCCGGGAACTGGCTGAAACCCTGCGAGGACTGGCCTCCAACGTGGGCATTCAGATCCTGCAAAGCCCCATGGTGGTCGAAGTGCGCAGCGCCGGAATCAGCAAGGCCGTGGCCGCCATGCACTTCAGCTCCAAGCGACAGTGGGACTTCATCCTGGCCATGGGCGATGCGGAAAGCGACGAGGAAATGTTCAAAACCCTACCGGACCATGCCGTAACCCTCCGTGTCGGCCACGACCTGTCCCACGCCACCTACAATATCCGCAATCCGCGAGGTGCCGGGGTGCTGCTGAAGAACTTTACGTTGTGA
- a CDS encoding 50S ribosomal protein L11 methyltransferase, translated as MKLSRIELLVVEEDEDRFAGFLAQRVSWGWEVDYPESGRVRFVIYCETEDQTKATGRDSDPAQEFPRGVASELLRDVRREWPGVVCSESTYEDQDWSESWKEFFIPVRVEDTFLVLPPWLKSEGEASGLIPLLIEPKMAFGTGHHATTALCLKAIAMLWREEAVSGNTGFLDLGTGSGILALACAKLGMTGLALDIDPVAVANALENMALNDVSQGVAIRKGGLEILDPDRRFGLILANILAGPLVHMAPTLARRLESGAGMVLSGILREQAERVENAYRDQGLATPRRLTEGEWVALIWA; from the coding sequence ATGAAACTATCGCGAATAGAGTTGCTGGTGGTGGAAGAGGATGAGGATCGGTTTGCCGGGTTTCTGGCGCAACGGGTGTCCTGGGGGTGGGAGGTGGATTATCCGGAGTCCGGGCGGGTTCGGTTTGTGATCTATTGTGAAACCGAGGACCAGACGAAGGCAACGGGCCGTGATTCGGACCCGGCTCAGGAGTTCCCGCGCGGCGTGGCCAGTGAACTCCTGCGGGACGTTCGGCGGGAGTGGCCGGGCGTGGTCTGTTCCGAGTCCACGTATGAGGACCAGGACTGGAGTGAATCCTGGAAAGAGTTCTTCATTCCCGTGCGGGTTGAGGACACGTTCCTGGTGCTGCCGCCCTGGCTGAAGTCGGAGGGCGAGGCTTCGGGGCTGATCCCCTTGCTCATCGAGCCGAAAATGGCCTTTGGCACCGGGCATCACGCCACCACGGCCCTTTGTCTGAAGGCCATCGCCATGTTGTGGAGGGAAGAGGCCGTTTCCGGGAATACCGGGTTTCTGGACCTGGGAACCGGCTCGGGCATTCTGGCCCTGGCCTGCGCCAAGCTCGGGATGACCGGTCTGGCCCTGGACATCGATCCCGTGGCCGTGGCCAACGCATTGGAAAACATGGCTCTGAACGACGTTTCCCAAGGAGTGGCCATCCGCAAGGGCGGGCTGGAGATACTTGATCCGGACCGGCGCTTCGGGCTGATTTTGGCCAATATCCTGGCCGGTCCATTGGTGCATATGGCGCCGACCCTGGCTCGACGCCTGGAGTCCGGGGCGGGCATGGTCCTGTCCGGTATTCTTCGGGAGCAGGCCGAGCGGGTGGAAAACGCCTATCGCGACCAAGGGCTGGCCACCCCACGAAGGCTGACGGAGGGTGAATGGGTCGCGCTGATCTGGGCATGA
- the pyk gene encoding pyruvate kinase translates to MKTKVVVTVGPAIDSEDMLRQMIEQGVRIFRLNFSHGDRSYFETIIARLKKLETGMDVALSLLQDLSGPKIRIGEIADAPWDVHKDDLLYMGLPGGQKDMEAVGQSIKGLRWVDLDQPNMLEVLERGDTVTLSDGGLQFQVVEKPDARTVLLKALNAGLLSSKKGVAFPGKVSPLPAFTPKDRQDLAYGLELGVNVVALSFVQDAQDIRSLINEMERLGHRVPVIAKLERRNAVENLQEILELVDGIMVARGDLGLECPLATLPGLQKEIIKACNQAGKPVIVATQMLLSMVDNPVPTRAEITDVANAIHDGTDCVMLSEETAIGNHSLGAVRTMREIGLEAERFGAKHYRGPKAPKDQSDPAWFLAYAACLLAEKAQVRALVAHSISGATIRHLSACRPEQPIHALCPDYPARQFLNFSKGVLPHSIKEQLSDHLDRTEYFVDSNPDFFATGEAVVITAGQPKPRQDRVATNLVKIYVK, encoded by the coding sequence ATGAAAACAAAAGTCGTGGTCACGGTAGGGCCGGCAATCGATTCGGAGGACATGCTGCGCCAAATGATCGAGCAAGGGGTGCGCATCTTTCGGTTGAATTTTTCCCATGGCGACCGGTCCTATTTTGAAACGATCATTGCCCGGTTGAAGAAACTGGAGACCGGGATGGACGTTGCTCTGAGTCTGTTGCAGGACCTTTCGGGGCCGAAAATCCGGATCGGTGAAATCGCGGACGCTCCCTGGGACGTGCATAAGGATGATTTACTGTACATGGGTCTGCCGGGTGGGCAAAAAGATATGGAGGCCGTCGGCCAGAGCATCAAAGGATTGCGCTGGGTGGATCTGGATCAGCCGAATATGCTGGAAGTCCTGGAGAGGGGGGATACGGTGACCCTCAGCGACGGCGGCTTGCAGTTCCAGGTCGTGGAAAAGCCCGACGCCCGGACGGTTCTGCTCAAGGCGCTCAACGCGGGTTTGTTGTCGTCCAAAAAGGGCGTGGCCTTTCCCGGCAAGGTCAGCCCATTGCCGGCATTCACGCCCAAGGATCGCCAGGACCTGGCCTATGGCCTGGAGTTGGGGGTGAACGTGGTGGCCTTGTCCTTTGTTCAGGACGCTCAGGACATCCGCTCTCTGATCAACGAGATGGAGCGCCTCGGCCACCGGGTTCCGGTGATCGCCAAGCTGGAGCGGCGCAACGCCGTGGAGAATCTTCAGGAGATTCTGGAATTGGTGGACGGGATCATGGTCGCCCGGGGCGACCTGGGGCTGGAGTGCCCCCTGGCCACCCTGCCGGGCTTGCAAAAAGAGATCATCAAAGCCTGCAACCAGGCCGGCAAGCCGGTGATCGTGGCCACCCAGATGCTGCTGTCCATGGTGGACAATCCCGTGCCGACCCGGGCCGAGATCACGGACGTGGCCAACGCCATTCACGACGGGACGGACTGCGTGATGCTCTCCGAGGAGACCGCCATCGGCAACCATTCCCTGGGAGCGGTGCGGACCATGCGGGAGATCGGCCTGGAGGCCGAGCGCTTCGGCGCGAAACATTATCGGGGGCCGAAAGCGCCCAAGGATCAATCCGATCCGGCCTGGTTCCTGGCCTATGCCGCCTGCTTACTGGCGGAAAAAGCCCAGGTTCGCGCTCTGGTGGCCCACAGCATTTCCGGGGCCACGATCCGTCATCTCAGCGCTTGTCGCCCGGAACAGCCCATCCACGCCCTCTGCCCGGACTACCCGGCGCGTCAGTTCCTGAATTTCTCCAAAGGCGTCCTGCCGCACTCCATCAAGGAACAACTTTCGGATCACCTGGACCGAACCGAGTACTTCGTGGACAGCAACCCGGATTTCTTCGCCACCGGCGAGGCCGTGGTCATCACCGCCGGCCAGCCCAAACCCCGCCAGGACCGCGTGGCCACGAACCTGGTCAAGATTTACGTGAAGTGA